The following proteins are co-located in the Desulfatitalea tepidiphila genome:
- the scpB gene encoding SMC-Scp complex subunit ScpB translates to MEQLKYIIESLLFVAEDPLTVDKLRTIIETAEAKDIRDALQALSQEYGQRGGGFWLSEVAGGWQMRSRPEYHEWIKKMLQPSPQRLSKAALETLAIVAYKQPIIRADIEYIRGVDSGGVLRQLMERKLIRVLGRKEIAGRPLIYATTKLFLEMFDLKDLNDLPTPAELAEFGANLDIPQAVDLPEDNQEADMEGSLDETKKGLDLEEP, encoded by the coding sequence ATGGAACAACTCAAATACATTATCGAAAGCCTGTTGTTTGTCGCGGAAGATCCGCTCACCGTCGACAAATTGCGCACCATAATCGAAACGGCAGAGGCCAAAGACATACGAGATGCCTTGCAAGCGCTATCGCAAGAGTATGGACAACGTGGCGGTGGTTTTTGGTTGAGCGAAGTGGCCGGCGGCTGGCAAATGCGCTCCCGCCCCGAATACCACGAGTGGATCAAAAAAATGCTGCAACCGTCACCGCAGCGCTTGAGTAAAGCCGCGTTGGAAACCCTGGCCATAGTCGCTTACAAACAACCGATCATTCGTGCGGATATCGAATACATCAGGGGAGTGGACAGCGGCGGCGTGCTGCGCCAGCTGATGGAGCGTAAACTCATCCGTGTTCTGGGCAGAAAAGAGATTGCGGGGCGTCCCCTCATCTACGCCACGACCAAGCTTTTTCTCGAAATGTTTGATCTTAAAGATTTGAATGATTTACCCACTCCTGCCGAGCTTGCCGAGTTCGGGGCCAATTTGGATATTCCGCAAGCGGTCGATCTGCCTGAAGATAACCAGGAAGCGGATATGGAAGGGTCACTCGACGAAACCAAAAAAGGTCTTGACTTGGAAGAGCCGTAA
- a CDS encoding segregation and condensation protein A, whose product MVESDYKVKLENVFEGPMDLLVHLIKKNEVDIYDIPVALITEQYLAHLEWMQLLNIDNVGDFLVMASTLAQIKSRMLLPSHGSEEEEEDPRMEIVRPLAEYLQIKSAAEELANRNMLGDKIFTRRTKSVDFLKDDQDLIQVGLFELIDAFQRILQKVSKEHTVDLSAETISVKDRMNAIITVLEEKGSIAFLEMFPQDPRKRDIIVTFLALLELMKMSLVRVAQHTQSGTIRIFYQ is encoded by the coding sequence ATGGTCGAATCCGATTATAAAGTAAAACTTGAAAATGTCTTCGAAGGACCGATGGACCTTCTGGTGCATTTGATCAAGAAGAATGAAGTCGATATTTACGACATCCCGGTTGCCCTGATCACCGAACAATACTTGGCCCATCTGGAATGGATGCAGCTTTTGAATATCGATAATGTCGGTGACTTTCTGGTGATGGCCTCTACCCTTGCACAGATCAAATCACGCATGCTGCTTCCTTCTCACGGTTCCGAAGAGGAGGAGGAGGACCCACGCATGGAGATCGTCCGCCCTTTGGCGGAATATCTGCAAATCAAATCCGCAGCCGAAGAACTGGCCAACCGAAATATGCTCGGCGACAAAATTTTCACACGACGCACCAAGTCCGTTGATTTTCTCAAAGATGACCAGGATTTGATTCAAGTCGGACTCTTCGAGCTCATAGATGCATTCCAACGTATTCTCCAAAAGGTCTCAAAGGAGCATACGGTCGATCTATCGGCAGAAACGATCTCGGTAAAGGATCGCATGAACGCCATCATCACCGTTCTGGAAGAAAAAGGCTCTATTGCCTTTTTGGAGATGTTTCCCCAAGATCCCCGGAAAAGGGATATCATCGTTACCTTCCTGGCCCTTTTGGAGTTGATGAAGATGAGTTTGGTAAGGGTCGCGCAACACACTCAAAGTGGCACGATTCGAATCTTCTATCAATAG
- a CDS encoding CBS domain-containing protein, which produces MSSPNPVTSFDPLLADNDLTIITTHINADFDAMASMLAAQKLYPGALVVFPGSQEKNLRNFFIQSMVYLYNLAEIKDLDLKKVKRLVLVDTRSADRIGKLAEILHNPGLEIHIYDHHPIKDEDIFGQHEVHRITGATATILTELIQAQNKSLTAEEATIICLGIYEDTGAFTFPSTTAEDLKAAAFLVSQGANINVIANLIAREISPEQIQYLNDLIQAATRYVINGIEIVVTTATFEHYLPDFAFLIHKMIKMEDINAVFALAMMENKVYVVARSRTEEVDVGDIITALGGGGHPYAASAAIKGQTLTQVEQSLFKELNQRVRAQRMASHLMSAPPISVDVGISCAEANTTLTRYNINALLVTSESDGKRRLVGYITRQVIEKAIFHHLGQVPVQDYMNTELLTVSPQAELSEVQEKIIGNKQRVLPVMEGDKIVGVITRTDLLNMLVQQHRSGKERHQDTFQQASQRHSRNVANFMRERLSRRVIQLLKDIGRVAQQLNYSAYVVGGFVRDLFLYRSNEDIDIVVEGDGIAFAKAFADQNKTRIHAHKAFGTAVLIFPDGFKIDVATARLEYYRSPAALPDVEMSSIKLDLFRRDFTINTLAIQLTPEKFGQLIDFFSAQKDLKNKAIRVLHNLSFVEDPTRVFRAIRFEQRFDFAIGKLTASLIENAVKMDFFERLSGRRVFTEIRLILEEENPIPSLVRMQDFDLLKVIHPTIVLDKELIDMLNAVASAIAWHDLLFTGSTYLRWTVFFMALIHSFDQDESQKICKRFELAPKYERLVCKDRFVAQNCLNQMEMRLPDTDSDLYHLLKGFKTELILYMMAVTDMKPVKKAISRYYNHLRNIAPAVGGKDLIDMGLRPGPLFSKILDKLLDAKINKQVETRTDEIEFVKQIITDHTNVH; this is translated from the coding sequence ATGTCGTCACCCAACCCCGTTACGAGTTTTGATCCCTTACTGGCGGATAATGACCTAACGATCATTACCACCCATATTAACGCCGACTTCGATGCCATGGCATCCATGCTGGCAGCACAAAAGCTGTACCCGGGTGCACTAGTCGTTTTTCCCGGATCCCAAGAGAAGAACTTGCGCAACTTTTTTATTCAATCCATGGTCTACCTGTACAATCTGGCAGAGATCAAAGACTTAGATTTAAAAAAGGTAAAGCGATTGGTACTGGTCGATACCCGCAGTGCCGACCGCATTGGCAAATTGGCCGAAATTCTTCACAATCCCGGGTTGGAAATTCATATCTACGACCATCACCCCATCAAAGACGAAGATATCTTCGGCCAGCACGAGGTCCATCGAATAACCGGCGCAACAGCCACAATTCTCACAGAACTGATACAGGCGCAAAATAAAAGCCTGACCGCCGAAGAGGCCACCATCATATGCCTGGGGATCTATGAAGACACGGGCGCCTTTACATTTCCTTCGACGACCGCCGAAGATTTAAAGGCCGCCGCCTTTCTCGTATCCCAGGGCGCCAATATAAACGTCATCGCCAATCTCATTGCACGTGAAATCAGCCCTGAACAGATCCAATATCTGAACGATTTGATTCAAGCCGCGACCCGCTATGTCATCAACGGCATCGAAATCGTTGTCACTACAGCGACTTTCGAACACTACCTGCCGGATTTCGCTTTTTTGATCCATAAAATGATAAAAATGGAGGATATCAACGCCGTTTTCGCTCTGGCCATGATGGAAAACAAGGTATACGTCGTTGCACGCAGTCGCACCGAGGAGGTGGATGTCGGGGACATCATCACTGCCTTGGGCGGTGGTGGCCATCCGTATGCCGCTTCAGCGGCGATAAAGGGCCAAACCTTGACTCAGGTCGAACAATCGTTGTTCAAAGAGCTCAACCAGAGGGTCAGAGCTCAACGTATGGCCAGCCACCTGATGTCTGCACCGCCCATCTCGGTGGACGTGGGGATCAGTTGCGCAGAAGCCAATACGACCCTGACAAGATACAATATCAATGCGCTGCTGGTCACTTCCGAGTCAGACGGTAAGCGCCGACTCGTGGGTTATATCACGCGACAGGTCATCGAAAAGGCCATCTTTCACCACCTCGGTCAAGTGCCGGTCCAGGATTACATGAACACTGAACTTCTCACTGTTTCCCCTCAGGCCGAATTGTCAGAGGTGCAGGAAAAGATCATCGGAAACAAACAACGTGTTTTGCCTGTCATGGAAGGAGACAAGATTGTCGGGGTGATTACCCGGACCGATCTGCTCAATATGCTGGTACAGCAACATCGCAGCGGTAAAGAACGGCATCAAGATACATTCCAGCAGGCATCCCAGCGGCATTCTCGAAACGTCGCCAATTTCATGCGGGAGCGACTGTCCCGTCGGGTCATTCAACTGCTGAAAGATATTGGACGAGTCGCCCAACAGTTAAACTATTCGGCTTATGTGGTCGGCGGCTTCGTCCGAGACCTATTTCTTTATCGTTCCAACGAGGACATCGACATTGTCGTCGAAGGCGATGGAATCGCTTTTGCGAAGGCGTTTGCCGATCAGAACAAAACGCGTATTCATGCGCACAAAGCTTTTGGTACGGCGGTGCTCATCTTTCCAGATGGATTTAAAATCGACGTGGCTACCGCCCGACTGGAATACTATCGCTCGCCGGCCGCTTTGCCTGATGTTGAGATGAGTTCGATCAAATTGGATCTGTTTCGGCGCGATTTTACGATTAACACCCTGGCGATACAGCTCACACCCGAAAAATTCGGCCAACTCATCGATTTTTTTTCGGCTCAGAAAGATCTAAAAAACAAAGCGATCCGGGTATTGCACAACCTGAGTTTCGTCGAGGACCCAACCCGGGTTTTCAGAGCGATCCGATTTGAGCAGCGTTTTGATTTCGCTATTGGAAAATTGACGGCGAGTCTGATTGAAAATGCCGTAAAAATGGATTTTTTTGAGCGCTTGAGCGGCCGCCGCGTGTTTACCGAAATTCGCTTGATCCTGGAAGAGGAAAACCCCATACCATCCCTGGTCAGGATGCAGGATTTCGACCTCCTTAAAGTCATCCATCCCACGATCGTCCTCGACAAAGAGCTTATCGACATGCTCAATGCTGTGGCGAGTGCCATTGCCTGGCACGATTTGCTATTCACCGGCAGCACCTATCTGCGATGGACCGTTTTTTTCATGGCGCTGATCCATTCATTTGACCAGGATGAATCGCAAAAGATTTGCAAGAGATTCGAACTGGCTCCGAAATATGAACGACTCGTCTGTAAAGACCGATTTGTTGCCCAAAATTGTCTGAACCAGATGGAAATGCGACTACCCGATACCGATAGCGACCTGTACCATCTCCTCAAGGGATTCAAAACAGAGTTGATTCTTTACATGATGGCCGTGACTGACATGAAACCCGTGAAGAAGGCGATTTCTCGATATTATAACCACCTGCGCAACATCGCACCCGCCGTCGGAGGAAAAGACCTCATCGACATGGGACTACGCCCCGGCCCCCTATTCAGCAAGATACTCGACAAGCTATTGGATGCGAAAATCAATAAGCAGGTTGAAACCCGCACCGATGAAATCGAATTTGTCAAACAGATCATCACAGATCACACGAATGTCCATTGA
- a CDS encoding type II secretion system F family protein: MPVFLWEGRNRNNQIQKGELEAVSAEAVRAHLNRIRISPTKVKKKPKDLFENVAFLQPKVKEKDIIIFSRQFSTMIDAGLPIIQCMDILQSQQENPTFKKMLKEIKESVESGATLADSLKRYPKHFDNLFVNMVAAGEAGGILDIILKRLSGYMEKAAALKRKVKGAMVYPAITISVAIIVVAIILVFCHSRFSGDVCRFWIGATSADAHRDRHQ, translated from the coding sequence ATGCCGGTTTTTTTGTGGGAAGGAAGGAATCGAAACAACCAGATTCAAAAAGGGGAGCTGGAGGCCGTCAGTGCCGAGGCGGTCCGGGCGCATTTAAATCGAATTCGAATTTCCCCGACCAAAGTCAAGAAAAAGCCCAAAGATCTATTCGAGAATGTCGCTTTTCTTCAGCCCAAGGTCAAAGAGAAGGACATCATCATCTTTTCGCGTCAATTTTCCACCATGATCGATGCCGGTCTGCCCATCATTCAGTGCATGGACATCCTGCAATCACAGCAGGAAAATCCGACGTTTAAAAAAATGTTAAAGGAGATCAAGGAGTCGGTCGAGAGCGGGGCCACCCTGGCCGATTCTTTGAAGCGATATCCCAAGCATTTTGATAACCTTTTCGTCAACATGGTGGCCGCGGGTGAGGCAGGCGGTATTCTCGATATCATTTTAAAGCGGCTGTCCGGTTATATGGAGAAGGCGGCAGCGCTGAAGCGCAAAGTAAAGGGGGCCATGGTCTACCCGGCCATCACCATTTCCGTGGCCATCATCGTCGTTGCCATTATTCTGGTTTTTTGTCATTCCCGTTTTTCAGGAGATGTTTGCCGATTTTGGATCGGCGCTACCAGCGCCGACGCTCATCGTGATCGCCATCAGTGA